In Phragmites australis chromosome 18, lpPhrAust1.1, whole genome shotgun sequence, the genomic window AGTGCattttatggtgacggatgaccgggcgtgcgacgcattttccacccccggtcacttcgcccagagaaaatgatgacgcccttcccatttatggtgtcttggaactcgtgctccccctcccgttcggggcacgctgctgccgatgggtatttaaagccaccggcggcaaaaaaaaaagaagagagctGAGTAGTGTGGAAaaaacacagcacaagagaaacaacggctgagaagtgaacaacacgagacatgctgaagaacaaagagctccaggctctaagatagaccaacattcttgtaaccagcaacatccttgagggacttcctcaggacatttatagtatctatataggagtagggtgttacgcccccacgcggcccgaacctgtctaaacaccagtgcatttactcctttccgtaTTAGATCATTCCGCACCGCCGGCCATCgtattcatacccatttatttctcagacgaacatattcagtatcatccctccggccgaatctctaaaaaggggtccctcaggatccctgcgacaggagttcaccctccgacatacCCATTACATAAGTTTGCATTTTCCAATCAGGAATAATAAAATTGCCCAATGTAGATGTATAAGATTTTCAGTCGGACCTAACCTAAATtctaaaatcatttttattattttttaaaataaataattgtaaatatatgtatctgtGTTGAAAAAATAGAGATGATGTACCCTAATATTACTCCTACCAAATCTACTATAGTCAACATATACTTTTAAGagttatctacaacaaaaacaTAAAATGCACAAAAATATCCATAtcttataataaaaatataaatattagatatgataATATTAAGCATAACCTTTAGATATAGAAATATGGATTAGTCATAGGAGTATTGCCGAACGAATACGTCGGAAAAGAGGTTGTAGTTTAATTTCAGATAGGATTTGAAAAAGGAGGAAAAGATTAtccactaattttttttctaattttttatttatttatattagtaaaatgagtATTATATCTATAGGCAGTAACGTGATTGGAGGATGAGAGTGGATGGTAAAattgaataaattatttaaattttataaatttttattaaatGGAAGGAGGGTAGAAAGAAGAAATGATGTGAGAATCAACTTGTGTTTTATAAAGTAGAAACTATTCTAATATCGCTTTCCATTTTTCTATTCGTCTTTAAAAAAACGTGCAAAATTCTATTTCAAAGACCAAGTGCGTGTGTGTTTAAACGGAAAGGAAACTTCAAGATAATATTATAGTTGAGTACACGGACAATATCAGACAAGAAATACATAGGCACATGCCAAATGACACGACAAGCGAACATATCGAATATTGGCCCAGCTAATCTAAATTACAATGGAAAAttgggaaaaagaagaagaaaaatgaatgaACTGATTTCTTCGAGGGAGAACTGAAATGTGGTGGGGCCCCATGTCCATGTATCACCCAAGGAAGTGGACCGTGCTCCATGCCCATCTACGGCTGCTGTGCCTCAGATGGAGATCGGACGGTCGAACCAGCGCCAACCTCGCTATATAGAGCCGCCCCACCTCTCACCACAAAACCCTAGCGCCGGCGCCTCAGACTCCCCTCTACCCCCTTCGCTCTCTTccctcgcgccgccgccaccgagatGGTGCGTTCTCTCACTCAGTCTCTCGCCGTTTGGACCTGGCGGAATAGCGCCGTGCTAATCTGCTCGTGTCCGTGTCTCTTCCTTGCAGGCCCCGAAGAAGGACAAGgccccgccgccgtcgtcgaAGCCGGCCAAGTCCGGCGGTGGCAagcagaagaagaaggtgaCACTGGACTAGTTCGTCTCGTCCATCCATCCATGGCTATTGGGTTTCGAATCTGTGGGGTTCTCATGGTGGATGAGCTTGTTGGTTTTGCAGAAGTGGAGCAAGGGAAAGCAAAAGGAGAAGGTGAACAACGCGGTGATGTTCGACCAGGCCACCTTCGACAAGCTGCTCTCCGAGGTGCCCAAGTACAAGCAGATCACCCCATCCGTCCTCTCCGAGAGGCTTCGGGTAACCCCTCCATCCCTCCAGATCTGTGCTGCTAGGCCTGTTCATAGCCGCGATGGATGATTAAGTTGCTACGTGTGTTGATTATTTGAGATGCTGTGAACTTTCGATTTGTGACGAACTAAATGGTCGATGACTAGTCTGAAACTTTACAACTAGTCATGCTTGGTGCCTTGCAGGCCCCTTAGGTCATCTGATGGCTAGATGCATTGCTGCAATGGCGTTAAGTTGCATTCTTTGTAGAGATGATTTGTGATGTGAACTTGTGATAGTGGCGATCAAAATCAACGATGACCAGTTAGCAAGTTTTGGACAAGTCATAGGTGTTACCCTgtagcttttagtttattctGATTTCTAATTGCTCTAGTTTGCGATGTCTTCTTGGCAGTAATATATCTGTGAATTTAAGGTCATTTCGGTGTGTGGCCTGTGCTGTCTTGGTATCTTGGTAACCGCCCTGACTATCTCTCATCGTGCTCATTGTCATTTAATTGTTACTTCTGTTCGATTGCAACTGCTGGATGCCTTTTACATGCACTTTGTACATGTTACTGATGTTATATTGTTGTCTTCTGTGTTTGCCAGTTGTTTTCATTTATGCATCTGTGATCCCTTTCTGTGTATACTTGATTGATGTCTATGTCATATTTTTGTGGATCGTTAATGTGAGTTAGTAGCTATTGTTGCAAAGATTTGTATCTTCATGGATGAATCCCATCTGTTCCCTTGTTGTAAAATGTCATCTCTCTTGTCTTATAAGATTTTGGGTTACATTCCTGTGCTTCTGGTATCATTTAGCATGATCAACGGCATAGTTACAATTTGCCATTGCCTTGCAGATCAATGGCTCCCTGGCTCGGAGGGCTATCAAGGACCTGATGGCTCGTGGCCTCATCCGGATGGTCTCAGTGCACTCAAGCCAGCAGATCTACACCAGGGCAACCAACACTGTGTAATGCCTTTGTTCGCCCCTCCCTGTAGGGGGAGGTCCTTTGCTTAAGAACAGTTGTCATCTTTGTCAAGTGTCTGCTATTGTTATGTTACTTGTGATGAAATCAGCATCTCTACATGACTGAAAcatttgagagattttgggtatTAGTTTGGTACTATGCTGGTTTGCCTATTATTACAAATTACTTTGTCCCAATAGCTCATTTTGGCTGATGGATTCATGTTATGCTACCCTGAGTTGCCAAAGTTTTCCTATGGTGAAATGCCATGATAGCTTTTGAGGAAATATCTGGTGAAACTATTGTGACCGGCGACTGTCAAATGTGCATCTATCATGTTTCAGTTGAAACTCAACCATGGCGCGGTGTTATGCGTTGTGTTTGTTTCATGAACTGGTCTGAATGCCACTGAGCTGAATCGAGATCAGCTGCTGCAGTCTGAATCCACTTCTGCATTTTGTTTCATGCTCCCTTGTGCTTGACGTTAGGGAGCTCGTGTGCCCACGGTGGCTCTCAGTCGTTGGCAATTTGGCATTACGCCGCCGGTGGCCGGTGGTGTGGTTGCCTCCGGATTGGACGACTGTGTCACCAGTGTGAAGAATCACAAGATGATAATTCAGTTcattcttcggtctgcgtgtgtTTGTGCTCATATCATTCTGGGGTTTACAAAACATGGCTAGTCCCAATGTCAGACTAATTAATGTGGATCACCTGCGCGATCATGCATTTTGTTAACCCCTGGTTTCTGTCAATGAAGATTAGAGTCCCCGGTCTTGCAATGCAGAATTGTGTTAACCCCCAACTAGGGACGTTCTGCATCTGGTTCTTGATGGGCAGCAGATTTGGAACAAAAACCATCAGGAACCTGTTTGGCATGACACTGCTGGCTAGCATGCAAATGTAATGTGCTGAGTTGATGATGACAAGGAAGGTAGCGATGCTTATAGCCGACAAATCTGGATGCTGAAGTAGCAACAATAGCTGCCTCGAATCAAAGCAGTGAGCGATCACAACATGGAGCGCTGATAGCAACGAAGTGCATAATGCATCAAGTGATCATGTCAAGAAAGGAGACGACAACAAGAAAGGCAACAAACAGCACTTGCTGTAAAAGCAACTCTAGATGTTAGTGTAACGGCAACAGCTGCAATGTGGAGTATCTCTAGTGACGCCATCCTCTGGACCAAAGCGCTGACCGACTGCATacagagagtaagaaagaagaagaaagatgagtTTTTTTCTAGGAAGAACTGAAGAAGATTAGAATAAGAAGAAGAGTAGTTttggagaaaagaaaataaatcaatTCTCTGGTGGTAAAACTCACATGTTTACCGGCAGAAATTCTTTTTCACGCGCGCCCGCGTTGCCTTACTCACACCACCCCCTCACATGCTCACTTTCCATTTTCGgaatttttttctgaaaactTTTTCGAATAACTTTTCTGAGCAAACTTATCTTGAAAATTTATTCAGAAAACTTATCTTGATAATTTgtcttgataatttttttggaaaacttttcaaaaaagaaaagttgcgGAGGAAaaaatttttaaaaaggaaaagttgcGAGTTACTGTAACAGCGCGCCCTCGTGAAATAGCACAGTCCGTTTACCGGCCGCGTAGTCGATGACAGAGAAGAAATAAAGCAAAAACATAAGGGGTGGCAGCGAAAAGAGAGCCGGAAAAGAAAGCTGCACGATGCAGTCCAGTCCGCACGAGCCAAAGCGTAAAGGAAAAGCACCAAGAATTTTCGGGAAAAGGGAGGGGCCTAAACACAAAGAGGACCAGCAGTACTACGGCGCcgctcccccctcccccccccccccccccaacactCCTGAAACCCTCGCCGCGGCGGCGATCAACGCTCCCCTCGATGCTGGCGGGGCAAGCGGCCGGCTAACCGCGGCATGCCACTCGCTCCTCCACGCGCGCTGGGCTCTGAAAAAGTCCGGAGCTTGGGGCCATACCCAGCGCAGCCGGGCACCTCCTCCCGCCAGCGCCGCGAGGCAGTTCACTGCCGCCGCCACAGCGCTGCTCTCCTCTCGGTCTAGTGGAGTGgggtggagtggagtggagatATTCCATCCGGACGTGGATTGATTTCTACTTTGGGTGCTGTGCTGTGGTAAGTAATCCGAGCTTTCTTGTATGGAATATGGATTCCCCGTGTTCTAAGAGTTGTGTTTTCTCAATCAAGATCAAATCTTTCTTTCTTGCTTGCTCGACATTTAGTTTGCCGTGGATGTGTGTGCTGCGTGGTGTTCTACTAATCCAGTCCATCCACCATGGTTCGATTtaggttcttgttcttcttcttgagggCGCAAGATTGACATTGGTAAACGCCATAGGACTTCTTGGTGCCCAATTGTGGCGCGGTTGCTGTTCATTTTCCATAAGTGTTGCCTTTTGGGGGTTCAACTGAAGCCCCATGCCCCACGACAAGTCCGTCCCTGCTCAAATTTGTTCCtttgatgcatttttttttctacataTGCTAATGTTTTCAGCTGCAGTTCTTGGCAACCATGCTAAACTGGCAATTCCTGCAATTTTCCACAGTAATAAGGAGGATAATTAGCCAACTCTCTCCTTCATGGGGCAGCCTGAAATGGACTCTGGTCAAGGGAAGGAGAGCAATGGCGCCGTTTCCGAACGCAATGGTCGCACTTCTCCCTCAAAGCAGCAGTTGGAGGGGAAGGAGGCATTGCGGTACGCGAACATCCTTGGGTCACGCAATAAGTTTGCTGATGCGCTCCAATTGTACAACAATGTACTTGAGAAGGAGGGCACCAATGTGGACGCCCTTATCGGGAAAGGGATTTGCCTCCAGGCACTGAGCCTACCAAGACAGGCCATTGAGTGCTTCACAGAGGCTGTGAAAATCGAGCCACAAAATGCGTGTGCTCTCACACATTGTGGGATGATCTACAAAGATGAGGGTCACTTGGTCGAAGCTGCGGAGGTATTTGCATGATTCATTTTGTGCATTCTCTGTTCTTTCAGTTAACTCGCCAGTTCTTGTGAATTATGACATTAGGCCTAAAAACAGACTTTGTTTGTGACAGTTCTTTTTGTTGCAAACACCACAGTCTTATATGGAACATTGAGTCTATGTTAACCTAGCAGAAAACATACCAATAATTAAAATAACTCCCCTGTTGTAGTAATAGACTGCTGCGGCCGAGTGATGTcactttgtgtctttttttggCCTCGACTGTGTTCTATTCTTCTATCTTTGCCTATGCATATGATTTGATATTAAATATATCGCGGAAAGTAATATATCTGTAAATCTAAAATGTTACAATCGGAAAATTGGATCAGGCATATCAAAAAGCTCGAACGGCGGATCCTTCCTACAAACCTGCTTCGGAATTTCTAGCTATTGTGTTGACTGATCTTGGAACTAGCTTGAAGCTAGCGGGTAATACAGAGGAGGGAATTCAAAAATATTGTGAAGCTCTGGAAGTAGACAGCCACTATGCGGTACCATCGTAAACTCTAGCTTGTATCTACATCACTATTCTCTCTCAATGGACAACTTTATATTGTAACAATGTCTTACATCTGATTTATGCAGCCTGCTTATTACAACCTTGGGGTGGTTTATTCAGAGATGATGCAATTTGATATGGCTCTTACTTGTTATGAGAAAGCTGCATTGGAGAGACCATTGTATGCCGAAGCCTATTGCAACATGGGAGTTATCTATAAGAACCGAGGAGAGCTAGAAGCAGCAATTGCCTGCTACGAGAGGTAAGTTGTGATTCTTTGGTACACATTAAGTATGTTGGTGTTCTTGAGTAATCTACAAGAATGACATATTGAAATGCCTTTTTGGCACAATTTTACTGTACTCCAGGTGCTTGACTATTTCCCCCAACTTTGAGATTGCTAAGAACAACATGGCAATAGCGTTAACTGACTTGGGCACAAAGGTGCAGACCTTTTCCCTTTATTATTTCAACCAGTTcagcatatattttttctctgGTATCTGATGTGTACATCCTAGCAGTTGCCATCAGTTGGGTTTATTTCTCTTTGGGTGCAATTCACAAGTTTGTAGTGATCATGCCTGGCAGACTGAAGTGTAAATCCATTACTCCAGCCTTGTTAAATTGTTGTCCTTATTGAGGCAAATTTAACTCTTATCAATTGCTTGTCTGCTCATCTTCAACTTGTAGCATAGTTAATTTTATTGACAATATAGAATTAGCCTTGACTGACCTTAATAAGAGCATCAACCTATGCATCACTAATGTCACCTATTTCACTGTTTGAGGTTTTATATTACATCTTTGGTACAAACTCAGTGCTGCAATTGGCATTCATCTGATTCATCTGGTGATGTATGAGTCGGCATTTGATTGTGATTGATTAAAGGAACATCTCATATGTTTTCACTGATCAATTGAAACATTGGAAATGCTCAGGTAAAAATTGAAGGTGACATCAATCAAGGTGTGGCATATTACAAGAAAGCTCTGTTCTACAATTGGCACTATGCTGATGCCATGTATAATCTTGGTGTTGCATATGGTGAAATGTTGAACTTTGAGATGGTTAGTTATTACATAATTTCATTACTTTTGTTGTACCATTAACATCCACTTTTTACCTTTTTGCTGACATTATATATTTCTGAATTATGTGAAGGCTAGTGTTTTTTACGAGCTTGCCTTGCACTTTAATCCTCGCTGTGCGGAGGCGTGCAACAATTTGGGAGTAATATACAAGGATAGGGATAACCTTGACAAAGCTGTTGAATGTTATCAAGTAAGTGAAACTGATAATGCACTTCTGTTCAGGTTATTTGTGGGCTAATATTAATTTGTTTTCTATTCCTATGTTTTAGATGGCCCTATCAATTAAGCCAAATTTCTCGCAGTCATTAAATAACCTTGGAGTTGTCTATACGGTTCAGGTCTGTTCCGCTGCTATCAAATTTGTCTTGCGCAATTCTTATTGTGACTGCCTAATTACTTTGCATTTTTAGCTTACCAAAATATGTTTATGTTCATTAACTCATACAGGGCAAGATGGATGCTGCTGCAAGCATGATTGAGAAGGCCATAATTGCAAATCCCACATACGCCGAAGCATATAATAACTTAGGTAATGAACAACCAACCAATGCCATGTGAGATGCTTAAATTCTATAATTTCATTTGAAACAGCACATTTCAGATAAGAATTCCCTTTTTATATGCTGCGAGCCTATCAGATCATATATCCCTTTCTGCCCCCCTCCTTTGCTTTTTCTaatattgcattttttttattcaactcCTAATTCTGAGGCAATTCATTAAAATTATTTATCGAAGTTATTAACTGACAATTCATCATTGCTTCCATTCTAGGTGTTCTTTACAGAGATGCTGGAAGTATTACTTTAGCCATACAGGCTTATGAGAGATGCCTTCAGATTGATCCTGATTCACGTAACGCTGGTCAGGTACTCTTTTTGGTCTAGATCGTGCTCGTTAAATTTATTTTGGGGCTGCTGTACGTCATGTAAAGAGTTTAATTATTTCATCA contains:
- the LOC133899634 gene encoding small ribosomal subunit protein eS25y-like, which encodes MAPKKDKAPPPSSKPAKSGGGKQKKKKWSKGKQKEKVNNAVMFDQATFDKLLSEVPKYKQITPSVLSERLRINGSLARRAIKDLMARGLIRMVSVHSSQQIYTRATNTV